One region of Magnetococcus sp. PR-3 genomic DNA includes:
- a CDS encoding sensor histidine kinase, with amino-acid sequence MQSAKPPTDELHRLDALYRYQILDTEAEQIFDDLTQLAAYICDVPIALISLIDPERQWFKSKVGVDVDHTSREIAFCAHAILEETIFEVEDARLDQRFHDNPLVTQAPNIRFYAGAQLVTPSHHAIGTLCVIDDQPKHLNDEQKLALERLSRQVISNMELRLNQQKLIIQNQSLTQQQVLLKEARRIAEQANQTKDQFLATMSHELRTPLTSVLGSLKLVHGGVAGKLPDKATKLIATAVRNGDRLLSLVNDLLDFSKIKAGKMEMSLQVVESRHLVEKAFEAIQSQAEDKGLKLIDKQEQPCLIQADPQRIEQVLINLMGNAIKFTEQGSITLSIQQKQDYAQFCVSDSGCGIPEDQVQQVFRLFSQLDNSSTRKTKGTGLGLAICESFVQMHGGKIWVQSHVGQGSSFFFTIPLAKPMANRRDP; translated from the coding sequence ATGCAAAGCGCCAAACCACCAACCGATGAGCTTCATCGTCTTGATGCCCTGTATCGTTATCAAATTTTAGATACCGAGGCGGAACAAATTTTTGATGATTTAACCCAATTGGCAGCCTATATCTGCGATGTACCGATTGCTTTAATCAGCCTTATTGATCCTGAGCGACAGTGGTTCAAATCCAAAGTTGGTGTTGATGTTGACCATACCAGCCGGGAAATTGCCTTTTGTGCCCATGCCATTTTAGAAGAGACTATTTTTGAAGTGGAGGATGCACGTCTGGATCAACGTTTTCATGATAACCCTTTGGTAACACAAGCACCCAACATACGCTTTTATGCCGGTGCACAACTGGTTACCCCCAGTCATCATGCCATTGGGACACTCTGTGTGATCGATGACCAACCCAAACATCTCAACGATGAACAAAAGCTGGCGCTGGAAAGATTAAGCCGCCAGGTTATCTCTAATATGGAACTACGCCTCAATCAACAAAAGCTCATTATCCAAAACCAGTCGTTGACCCAACAGCAAGTTCTACTTAAAGAGGCCCGTCGTATTGCTGAACAGGCCAACCAGACCAAAGATCAGTTTCTTGCCACCATGAGTCATGAATTGCGAACACCGCTTACATCAGTTTTAGGCAGTCTAAAATTGGTCCATGGTGGGGTTGCAGGCAAGCTACCAGACAAAGCGACCAAACTGATTGCTACTGCGGTTAGGAATGGTGATCGCCTTCTCTCTTTGGTGAATGATCTGTTGGATTTTTCTAAAATCAAAGCCGGTAAAATGGAGATGTCTCTACAAGTTGTTGAGAGTCGTCACTTGGTTGAAAAAGCTTTTGAAGCCATCCAGTCTCAAGCTGAAGATAAGGGACTAAAACTTATTGATAAACAGGAACAACCTTGTCTTATTCAGGCCGATCCACAGCGTATTGAACAGGTCTTAATCAACCTGATGGGTAATGCCATAAAATTTACCGAGCAAGGTTCCATTACCCTCTCTATTCAACAAAAACAGGATTATGCGCAGTTTTGCGTCTCAGATAGTGGCTGTGGTATCCCTGAAGATCAGGTTCAGCAGGTTTTTAGACTCTTCAGCCAACTGGATAACTCATCTACCCGAAAAACCAAAGGAACCGGCCTGGGTTTGGCCATTTGTGAAAGTTTTGTGCAGATGCATGGTGGAAAAATTTGGGTGCAAAGCCATGTGGGACAAGGCTCCTCTTTCTTTTTCACCATTCCTTTAGCCAAGCCAATGGCCAATCGGCGTGACCCTTAG
- a CDS encoding SPOR domain-containing protein, with protein MNIGTHIVDDLYTIRDMLDQGPLGLTFLATDRLTDAPMVIKPIPAELTRDQSALVWFQQRYQRLKSLKHPVLHTKYNHAYDQASASQFITAPYVPGEHLGLWLKRQKDGRVDPGKALSMLKRVAEALDMAHNAGLPHLSLKLENIIITPDESVILTDHALSYARQLPAWRRLGKDLQPATLISCYTAPEIIQTLWLDQLPSHDVLRQANEDLKADMPGVAADIFALGGVLFTMLTGQAPFTTEDYLEALVHGELPSLHVDAQLPLAIHAHLARALERSPAERYASTIELVEVLTGSWKQWERQSAEEKQTDVTQASATPAVMELSDVTASNDSTLDLAIIDPNEENLLVDAEDDLIISSPEENLQEDHREEELPILDLASIEAKRLEGEPEVISTHDASSEEAIESQEPLPVEISVSEDYQDETTATVATDLEVEAHLLEETVPEEATPEEATPEHNESDLETMDNDEDGTLPVEMHEEALLELQHEDLLDDPDGHSQKMAATHMEDEAVEEQTVQQPVEAILVDTSMDEPAQHDELCVERTDHISDQADALESDDHSYAATSLAHALQEEKAFHDEEQGRAYETIGRPLDHVDENNDPMAQVTPKKRRSSPLLRAAAVVGIVMGAGMSWFLFTQAPDSPFQTVELQPAQPFVLEQEAPINTVPEIKAPEDLTLVSPAPETLRKNPAERTRAVLDQLDNDAAMGMLRQQLAEVAQKHDQATAALGSKQGKMQKLEQDLKQTQTELVSTRQELRNTKRELAEYANSRLKIASLEERVRMLVKQRDSVTKLETTEKTKPVTVAKTVAKTVDKTQNAKRVSRLEQRLQANKERYRSTQLRADEMLLKPNAGEIIPHRASPQTAFQKATASHDLITATAPPAPRSDEMIAEDEQSFTTTKGGLIFVQVASHMKASVAQAQRNILAKRKIEGRTWPVVTQKARVNGRLYHRVRFGPLASAQEATELTEALAQDLKLDGIMVRKRSHPNEITTTKMLAKHVPPVRDTVATAKQHRSYTGKQRRGYSVQVAAFSSSDAAEDMEMKIQTMDWPTQDIPVFREAKMVDGRLFHRVRIGPFKYKNQAARMNAMVHEMTSLASIVVNHRIATAQHVQATPKKSRKIASTKYKRSTTRRVSKKRQTTPIANHRVDSGYMVQLGAFTSKNAVNSAKRKLAALREAEGNLPMVQETTTLAGQDLIRLKLGPYSSKTEAQQMQAMVKEKAGISGGTIVDHGEW; from the coding sequence ATGAACATTGGCACCCATATTGTGGATGATCTTTACACCATTCGGGACATGTTGGATCAAGGTCCCCTTGGCCTAACCTTTTTGGCCACAGACCGGCTCACGGATGCCCCAATGGTGATCAAACCGATCCCAGCGGAGTTAACCCGTGATCAAAGTGCTTTGGTTTGGTTCCAACAGCGCTACCAACGACTCAAAAGTCTGAAACATCCAGTACTGCATACCAAGTACAATCATGCTTATGATCAGGCCAGTGCCAGTCAATTTATAACAGCACCCTACGTTCCGGGTGAACACCTGGGTCTGTGGCTTAAGCGTCAAAAAGATGGCCGTGTAGATCCTGGAAAAGCGCTTTCCATGCTCAAACGCGTGGCTGAGGCGCTGGATATGGCCCACAATGCGGGCCTGCCACACCTGAGCTTAAAGCTGGAAAATATTATTATCACCCCGGATGAGTCGGTTATCTTGACCGACCACGCTCTGAGCTATGCCCGCCAGCTGCCCGCATGGCGCCGCTTAGGTAAAGATCTTCAGCCCGCAACACTGATCTCCTGCTATACCGCACCGGAGATTATTCAAACCTTATGGTTGGATCAGCTTCCCAGCCATGATGTGCTGCGCCAAGCGAATGAAGATCTAAAAGCCGATATGCCCGGTGTGGCGGCTGATATCTTCGCATTGGGTGGTGTGCTCTTTACCATGCTCACCGGTCAAGCACCCTTTACCACCGAAGACTACCTGGAAGCACTGGTACATGGAGAGCTACCCAGCCTGCACGTAGATGCACAGCTGCCTTTGGCCATTCATGCTCACTTGGCACGTGCGTTGGAACGTAGCCCAGCTGAGCGTTATGCAAGTACCATTGAACTGGTCGAAGTCCTGACCGGGAGCTGGAAACAGTGGGAACGCCAAAGTGCGGAAGAAAAACAGACTGATGTAACCCAGGCTAGCGCTACCCCAGCAGTGATGGAATTAAGTGACGTAACCGCCAGCAACGATTCCACCTTGGATCTGGCCATTATAGATCCCAACGAAGAGAATCTCTTGGTAGATGCTGAGGATGATCTGATCATCTCCAGCCCCGAAGAGAATCTTCAGGAAGATCATCGTGAAGAGGAGCTACCCATCCTGGATTTGGCATCGATTGAAGCCAAACGTCTTGAGGGTGAGCCAGAGGTTATCTCTACCCATGATGCCTCTTCTGAAGAAGCCATTGAATCTCAGGAGCCTTTACCTGTAGAGATCTCTGTATCTGAGGACTATCAGGACGAGACCACCGCCACGGTGGCAACCGACCTTGAAGTCGAAGCCCACCTGCTTGAAGAAACTGTGCCCGAAGAGGCCACACCCGAAGAGGCCACACCCGAGCACAATGAGAGTGATCTGGAGACAATGGATAACGATGAGGATGGTACGTTACCCGTTGAGATGCATGAAGAAGCTCTACTTGAGCTGCAACATGAGGATCTACTGGATGATCCAGATGGTCACAGTCAAAAAATGGCCGCGACCCATATGGAAGATGAGGCTGTTGAAGAGCAGACCGTTCAACAGCCTGTTGAGGCTATTTTAGTGGATACCTCCATGGATGAACCTGCACAGCATGATGAGCTCTGTGTCGAGCGAACCGACCATATCTCCGATCAGGCCGATGCACTGGAAAGTGATGATCACTCCTATGCCGCCACCTCCCTGGCCCACGCCTTACAGGAGGAGAAAGCTTTTCATGATGAAGAGCAAGGACGTGCCTATGAGACCATTGGCCGTCCGTTGGATCATGTGGATGAAAACAACGACCCTATGGCCCAGGTAACACCTAAAAAGCGTCGTAGTAGTCCACTGCTCCGAGCGGCTGCTGTAGTGGGTATTGTCATGGGTGCTGGCATGAGTTGGTTCCTGTTTACCCAAGCACCTGACTCACCTTTCCAAACCGTTGAGCTACAGCCAGCCCAACCCTTTGTCTTGGAGCAGGAAGCCCCCATTAATACGGTTCCAGAGATTAAAGCCCCTGAAGATCTAACCTTGGTCTCTCCCGCACCGGAGACCCTGCGTAAAAATCCTGCCGAGCGCACTCGAGCGGTTCTGGATCAACTGGACAATGATGCCGCTATGGGTATGTTGCGCCAACAGTTGGCAGAGGTTGCGCAAAAGCATGACCAAGCAACCGCTGCGTTAGGTAGCAAACAGGGTAAGATGCAGAAACTGGAACAGGATCTGAAACAGACCCAGACCGAACTGGTTTCAACACGTCAGGAACTCCGCAATACCAAGCGTGAATTGGCGGAATATGCCAATTCCCGTTTAAAGATTGCCTCTTTGGAAGAGCGGGTACGCATGCTGGTTAAACAGCGCGACTCCGTAACCAAACTTGAGACCACAGAGAAAACCAAACCGGTTACGGTGGCCAAAACGGTGGCCAAAACGGTAGATAAAACCCAAAATGCCAAACGGGTTAGCCGTTTAGAGCAACGTCTACAAGCCAATAAAGAGCGCTACCGCAGTACACAGCTGCGTGCTGACGAAATGTTGCTTAAACCTAATGCTGGCGAGATTATTCCCCATAGGGCATCACCCCAAACAGCATTTCAAAAAGCTACCGCCTCACATGATCTGATCACAGCGACGGCACCTCCTGCCCCAAGAAGTGATGAGATGATTGCTGAAGATGAACAATCCTTTACCACGACTAAGGGTGGATTGATCTTTGTTCAGGTTGCTTCTCATATGAAAGCATCTGTGGCACAAGCCCAGCGTAATATCCTGGCCAAACGCAAGATTGAAGGACGCACATGGCCTGTCGTTACCCAAAAAGCACGGGTTAATGGTCGCCTTTATCATCGGGTACGTTTTGGACCCCTCGCCAGTGCACAAGAGGCCACCGAGCTGACGGAGGCACTGGCCCAAGATCTAAAACTGGATGGGATTATGGTGCGCAAGCGCAGCCATCCCAATGAAATCACCACCACCAAAATGTTAGCCAAACATGTCCCCCCCGTGCGGGATACTGTGGCAACGGCTAAACAGCACCGTAGTTATACAGGCAAACAGCGCCGTGGTTACTCGGTACAGGTTGCTGCTTTCTCCAGCTCGGATGCGGCTGAAGATATGGAGATGAAAATTCAAACCATGGATTGGCCAACCCAGGATATTCCGGTTTTCCGTGAAGCGAAAATGGTGGATGGGCGTCTCTTCCACCGGGTACGTATTGGACCATTTAAGTACAAAAACCAGGCTGCACGTATGAATGCCATGGTGCATGAGATGACCAGTTTGGCCAGTATTGTGGTTAATCACCGCATTGCCACGGCCCAACATGTTCAAGCAACACCCAAAAAGTCCAGAAAGATTGCGAGCACCAAGTACAAGAGATCCACAACACGCCGTGTTAGCAAAAAACGTCAGACCACCCCCATAGCCAACCACCGCGTTGATAGTGGTTATATGGTGCAACTGGGGGCCTTTACCTCCAAAAACGCGGTTAACAGCGCCAAACGTAAACTGGCCGCTCTGCGTGAAGCTGAAGGTAACCTACCCATGGTGCAAGAGACCACGACCCTGGCTGGGCAAGACCTTATTCGCCTAAAGCTCGGCCCCTACTCTTCTAAAACCGAAGCCCAGCAGATGCAGGCGATGGTTAAAGAGAAAGCTGGGATCTCTGGTGGTACCATTGTGGACCATGGAGAGTGGTAA